Proteins from one Xenorhabdus griffiniae genomic window:
- the ygaH gene encoding L-valine transporter subunit YgaH, translating into MIDNKILLIGLIVGAANFLFRYLPLRLGVNRSPTEKKGKMGVILDSIGIASICSLLIVSSIPDVMKEHSKLFPTLIGCLTICLFFYKTRSIIISTLSGAIAFGVIFKLFMN; encoded by the coding sequence ATGATTGATAATAAAATACTTCTTATCGGACTTATTGTAGGTGCGGCCAACTTTCTATTCCGCTATCTTCCTCTTCGTCTGGGCGTCAATCGCTCACCGACAGAAAAAAAAGGAAAAATGGGCGTCATACTCGACAGCATTGGTATTGCATCAATTTGCTCACTCCTTATCGTCTCAAGCATTCCTGATGTCATGAAAGAGCACAGCAAACTTTTTCCAACTCTCATTGGCTGCTTGACCATCTGTCTGTTTTTCTACAAAACTCGAAGCATCATTATTTCAACACTGTCTGGTGCCATAGCTTTTGGAGTAATATTCAAGCTATTTATGAATTAG
- a CDS encoding tRNA/rRNA methyltransferase — protein sequence MNDSYSGKNGKVKVMYVRNNEDNNDNRKGGDRRKNSDSRKSDNRPFGKGRDQGDRRRGNERPVRSGDRSPWRTISRPEDESLNPEHQGISGKSNIDPEQLRRQRLEETRIYGENACQAMFQHRPDAIVRAWFVQSVTPRFRDALKWMAANRKAYHVVDDEELSKASGTEHHGGVCFLIKKRNGLDVETYLQQAPAKDCVLALENVGNPHNLGAIMRSCAHFGVQGVILQDTALLESGAAVRTAEGGAEHIKGIDADGFTTTLNQFRNQGYTIVTTSSHKGSTTLAQATLPEKMVLVLGQESDGLSDSIWEDGDIRLSIGGTGRVESLNVSVATGIMLAEWWRQNKV from the coding sequence ATGAACGATTCCTATAGTGGTAAGAACGGCAAAGTCAAAGTAATGTATGTCCGTAATAATGAGGACAATAACGATAACCGTAAAGGCGGCGATCGTCGTAAAAACAGTGACAGCCGTAAGAGTGATAACCGGCCGTTTGGTAAAGGGCGCGATCAGGGTGACCGCCGTCGTGGCAATGAACGCCCAGTGCGCTCAGGCGATCGTTCTCCGTGGAGAACAATCTCCCGTCCAGAGGATGAATCTCTTAATCCAGAGCACCAGGGCATTAGCGGCAAAAGCAACATTGATCCTGAACAGCTTCGTCGTCAGCGTTTGGAAGAAACTCGCATCTATGGGGAAAATGCTTGCCAGGCAATGTTCCAGCACCGTCCTGATGCGATTGTTCGGGCCTGGTTTGTTCAATCGGTCACGCCGCGTTTTCGCGATGCCTTGAAATGGATGGCGGCAAATCGCAAAGCTTACCATGTCGTTGACGACGAAGAGCTATCCAAGGCATCAGGTACAGAGCACCACGGTGGTGTCTGTTTCCTGATTAAGAAACGTAATGGTTTGGATGTGGAAACCTATTTGCAGCAGGCGCCCGCAAAAGATTGTGTCTTGGCATTGGAAAATGTAGGTAATCCACATAATCTTGGCGCAATTATGCGTAGTTGTGCGCATTTTGGCGTACAGGGGGTCATTTTGCAGGATACAGCGCTGTTGGAATCAGGTGCCGCTGTTCGTACAGCAGAAGGCGGCGCTGAGCACATCAAAGGCATTGATGCGGATGGGTTCACGACTACGCTAAATCAATTCCGTAACCAAGGCTACACAATTGTGACGACATCAAGTCATAAAGGCAGCACAACACTGGCGCAAGCAACATTGCCAGAAAAAATGGTCTTGGTATTAGGGCAGGAAAGTGACGGACTAAGTGACAGCATTTGGGAAGATGGTGACATTCGTCTTTCTATTGGTGGAACGGGACGGGTAGAAAGTCTGAATGTTTCTGTTGCAACAGGTATTATGCTGGCGGAATGGTGGCGTCAGAATAAGGTTTAA
- a CDS encoding tRNA-uridine aminocarboxypropyltransferase, with translation MRNNNAVYQLRQHRLARSTRPFLARGCRVQRCLHCLLPQNKCLCEMISPVNAESRFCLIMFDTEPMKPSNTGKLIADILPDTCAFLWSRTEPDQQLLEIVRDPTRQPYLIFPDSYATPTRTVYQQLPANQKPPLFIILDGTWPEARKMFRKSPYLDDIPLLSINNIAKMDYLLRVPSRTEQHCTAEVAAAALELAGDIKASQSLLNHFNHFREQYLAGKSNHL, from the coding sequence ATGAGAAATAACAACGCCGTTTATCAGCTTCGCCAACACCGCCTTGCCCGCTCTACCCGCCCTTTTCTGGCAAGGGGGTGCCGAGTGCAGCGTTGCCTGCATTGTTTATTACCCCAAAATAAATGTCTATGTGAAATGATTTCACCTGTAAATGCGGAAAGCCGCTTCTGTCTCATCATGTTCGATACGGAGCCGATGAAACCCAGTAATACGGGAAAGTTGATTGCAGATATTCTGCCTGATACATGCGCTTTTCTCTGGTCTAGAACCGAGCCTGATCAACAACTGCTCGAAATCGTGCGTGATCCAACCCGACAACCTTATCTGATCTTTCCAGACAGTTATGCTACGCCTACTCGTACGGTGTATCAGCAGCTCCCCGCCAACCAAAAACCACCGCTGTTCATTATATTGGATGGTACTTGGCCTGAAGCAAGAAAAATGTTTCGCAAAAGCCCATATTTAGATGATATTCCCCTATTGTCTATTAATAATATTGCCAAAATGGACTATTTACTTCGGGTGCCCTCCAGAACAGAACAACATTGTACCGCCGAAGTTGCAGCTGCGGCATTAGAATTAGCCGGGGATATTAAAGCGTCACAATCATTATTGAATCATTTCAATCACTTTCGTGAACAATATCTGGCCGGAAAATCCAATCATCTGTAG
- the proW gene encoding glycine betaine/L-proline ABC transporter permease ProW produces the protein MDNNSPQTVTDPSNNSDPWMDSGTAAPASNHDWLNTSATNTPPAHFDFMSPFQHKLIPFDSWVTNIIDWIVVHFRPIFQVIRVPVDIVLSGFEQFLTTLPPPITILFFALLAWQIAGAGIGVIAFISLIMIGAIGAWSEAMITMALVLTALFFCLIIGLPLGIGLARNERLAKIVRPLLDAMQTTPAFVYLVPIVMLFGIGNVPGVIVTIIFALPPIIRLTILGIKQVPSDLIEAARSFGASPRQMLFKVQLPLAMPTIMAGVNQTLMLALSMVVIASMIAVGGLGLMVLRGIGRLDIGLAAVGGTGIVILAIILDRLTQSLGKNHRTRGGHWYCSGPIGLLRLFFLSICSIRKKNRPSKSCQSK, from the coding sequence ATGGACAATAATTCTCCACAGACAGTCACTGATCCCTCCAACAACAGTGATCCCTGGATGGACAGTGGTACTGCTGCTCCTGCATCAAACCACGATTGGCTGAATACTTCTGCAACCAATACGCCTCCAGCACATTTTGATTTCATGTCACCTTTTCAGCATAAGCTCATTCCGTTTGACTCATGGGTGACCAATATCATTGATTGGATTGTTGTGCACTTCCGACCTATTTTTCAAGTCATCCGCGTTCCGGTAGATATTGTCCTCAGTGGTTTTGAACAGTTTCTGACGACACTGCCTCCTCCCATCACCATTTTGTTTTTTGCATTACTGGCCTGGCAAATTGCCGGAGCAGGAATAGGCGTGATCGCTTTCATTTCACTGATCATGATCGGTGCAATTGGGGCATGGTCAGAAGCGATGATAACTATGGCTCTGGTGCTCACTGCCCTATTTTTCTGCCTTATCATTGGGCTTCCTCTTGGGATCGGGTTGGCTCGTAATGAACGGCTAGCCAAAATTGTTCGTCCCTTACTGGATGCTATGCAAACCACGCCTGCTTTCGTTTATCTCGTTCCCATCGTAATGCTGTTTGGCATAGGTAATGTACCCGGCGTTATCGTCACCATTATTTTTGCATTACCACCGATTATTCGCCTGACAATTTTGGGCATAAAACAGGTTCCATCAGATTTAATTGAAGCCGCCAGATCATTCGGCGCAAGCCCACGGCAGATGCTGTTCAAAGTGCAACTGCCGTTGGCGATGCCTACAATCATGGCAGGAGTGAATCAAACATTGATGTTAGCGCTTTCCATGGTCGTCATCGCTTCCATGATTGCCGTTGGCGGCTTGGGGCTGATGGTATTGCGCGGTATTGGCCGCCTTGATATAGGATTAGCCGCCGTTGGCGGTACAGGCATTGTCATTCTCGCCATTATCCTTGATCGCCTGACTCAATCCTTGGGTAAAAATCATCGAACCAGAGGAGGACATTGGTATTGCTCTGGGCCAATAGGCTTACTGCGCCTATTTTTTCTCTCAATTTGCTCAATAAGAAAAAAAAATCGTCCATCAAAATCATGCCAGTCAAAATAA
- the proX gene encoding glycine betaine/L-proline ABC transporter substrate-binding protein ProX codes for MSLSLSSVASATDLPGKGISVQPLQSTITEETFQTLIVCKTLEKLGYDVKPIKEVDYNVAYTSIASGDATFMAVNWVPLHDAPYKAAGGDNIFYRKGSYVVNAAQGYLIDKKTAEKYHITNIAQLKDPKLAKLFDSNGDGKADLTGCNPGWGCESAINHHLAAYGLKNTVEQNQGNYAAMMADTIARYRAGKPILYYTWTPYWVSDVLKPGKDVVWLQVPFSAIGEGDTINTQLPNGRNYGFPPSSMRIVANKAWAEKNPAAAKLFAVMTLPIADISAQNRLMHNAKISEADIERQAKDWIKTHQKTVDGWLKAARKAAHKA; via the coding sequence ATGAGCCTTTCATTATCATCAGTAGCCTCTGCAACTGACCTGCCCGGCAAAGGGATCAGTGTACAACCGCTACAAAGTACAATCACTGAGGAAACATTTCAGACGTTGATTGTCTGCAAGACATTAGAAAAACTCGGCTACGACGTCAAACCGATCAAAGAAGTTGATTATAACGTTGCTTACACTTCCATTGCTTCTGGTGATGCCACTTTTATGGCCGTCAATTGGGTGCCACTCCATGATGCCCCGTACAAGGCTGCTGGAGGAGATAACATCTTCTATCGCAAGGGAAGTTATGTCGTAAATGCGGCTCAAGGGTATCTTATTGATAAAAAAACCGCAGAAAAATATCACATCACCAATATTGCTCAATTAAAAGATCCCAAACTTGCCAAGCTGTTTGATAGTAATGGCGATGGAAAAGCAGATTTGACAGGCTGTAACCCTGGATGGGGGTGTGAAAGTGCAATTAATCATCATTTAGCTGCTTATGGATTAAAAAATACCGTGGAACAAAACCAAGGCAATTATGCGGCGATGATGGCTGACACGATTGCCCGTTATCGGGCAGGTAAGCCTATCCTCTATTACACCTGGACACCTTATTGGGTCAGTGATGTACTGAAACCCGGAAAAGATGTCGTTTGGCTGCAAGTCCCCTTCTCTGCAATCGGTGAGGGAGATACCATCAACACCCAATTGCCTAACGGACGTAACTATGGTTTCCCTCCCAGTTCCATGCGTATCGTGGCAAACAAAGCGTGGGCGGAAAAGAACCCCGCTGCGGCGAAACTTTTTGCTGTGATGACCCTACCTATTGCGGATATCAGTGCTCAAAATAGGCTCATGCATAATGCTAAAATTTCAGAAGCTGATATTGAACGCCAAGCTAAAGACTGGATCAAAACACATCAGAAAACGGTAGATGGATGGCTAAAAGCCGCCAGAAAAGCCGCTCACAAAGCATAA
- a CDS encoding AzlC family ABC transporter permease, which translates to MPMPDKSASDIPIESESPLPHKASSFKEGIWDSLPIAIGYIPVSFAFGLSATKLGFTPIEAIFFSCVIYAGASQFVITALLSAGMSLWFSALTVMAMDIRHILYGPALRYRIKQKLSEKKTIIWAFGLTDEVFAAATAKLIKDQRSWSENWMVAIATCSWLSWVLGTVAGAILGNGYLSAYPAIEAAMIFMLPALFLSFLLASFKRQNTYCVAAALSGALMGITFFSIPIAILAGIMSGCLAALLQTKNA; encoded by the coding sequence ATGCCAATGCCTGATAAATCCGCATCTGATATACCAATAGAATCCGAGAGTCCGCTACCACACAAGGCTTCGTCATTTAAAGAAGGTATTTGGGATAGCCTCCCAATCGCCATTGGCTACATTCCCGTCTCTTTTGCATTTGGCTTAAGTGCCACTAAATTGGGATTTACTCCCATAGAAGCCATATTTTTTTCCTGCGTCATTTATGCGGGTGCCAGCCAGTTTGTCATCACCGCTTTACTGAGCGCAGGAATGTCATTGTGGTTTTCTGCACTCACCGTAATGGCAATGGATATCCGCCACATTTTATATGGCCCTGCTTTACGTTATCGCATCAAACAAAAATTATCGGAAAAGAAAACCATAATTTGGGCCTTTGGCCTGACTGATGAAGTTTTTGCCGCAGCAACCGCCAAATTGATTAAAGACCAACGAAGTTGGAGTGAAAATTGGATGGTCGCCATTGCAACCTGTTCCTGGCTCTCTTGGGTGTTAGGTACTGTAGCTGGGGCCATATTGGGTAACGGTTATTTAAGCGCTTATCCCGCCATTGAAGCTGCCATGATATTTATGCTTCCAGCTTTATTCTTAAGTTTTTTGTTAGCCTCTTTCAAAAGACAAAATACCTACTGTGTTGCCGCTGCTTTATCAGGCGCACTAATGGGAATCACATTTTTTTCAATCCCCATCGCCATTCTCGCGGGGATCATGAGTGGATGTTTAGCAGCACTTTTGCAAACTAAAAATGCATGA
- the fhuF gene encoding siderophore-iron reductase FhuF produces MTNKSNQGSIELASEITIEDITNLFDGAFSHFNSSVKINSDNVPSESMGFYQWSSDEKLPLLIKSYQDSYYSDNELKPNQKALYSLWTQWYFGLIVPPMMLMLLEYPQAVDTDYHLFQIEFHETGRPNVAYYQLTWLDESISLLARYHSMLDRHIIPVCEKIVSYRGINGRLLWNNIGYVMHWYLNNFRERMESDQYDTLIQDLFFTQTLPDGRDNPLYRTVIMKNNVIQRRCCCQRNKLPGVGNCHDCPLEPTA; encoded by the coding sequence ATGACAAATAAAAGTAATCAAGGCTCCATTGAGTTGGCTTCTGAAATAACGATTGAAGATATCACTAACCTATTTGATGGGGCATTTAGCCATTTCAATTCATCAGTAAAGATCAATTCAGACAATGTGCCATCGGAAAGTATGGGGTTTTATCAATGGTCGAGTGATGAAAAATTGCCATTATTGATAAAAAGCTACCAGGATTCATATTATAGTGACAACGAATTAAAACCAAATCAGAAAGCGCTCTATTCTTTATGGACACAATGGTATTTTGGCTTAATTGTCCCACCAATGATGTTAATGTTATTAGAATATCCTCAGGCTGTTGATACGGATTATCATCTTTTTCAAATTGAATTTCATGAAACTGGCAGGCCAAATGTTGCTTATTATCAGCTAACATGGTTGGACGAATCAATATCGTTATTGGCGCGTTATCATTCTATGCTGGATCGGCATATTATACCGGTATGTGAAAAAATTGTATCCTATCGTGGAATAAATGGGCGCTTATTGTGGAATAACATTGGCTATGTTATGCATTGGTACTTAAATAATTTCAGGGAAAGAATGGAATCGGATCAGTATGATACATTAATACAAGATCTTTTCTTTACACAAACGTTGCCTGATGGCAGGGACAACCCACTTTATCGTACAGTGATTATGAAAAATAATGTAATACAACGCCGTTGTTGCTGCCAAAGAAATAAATTACCCGGAGTCGGGAATTGTCACGATTGTCCTCTTGAACCTACAGCGTAA
- the mprA gene encoding transcriptional repressor MprA, producing MESSFTPTEELLNCRVAQQKSLPYQEILLTRLSMHVQSRLLENRNNMLKAQGINETLFMALMILDTKESRSIQPSELSAALGSSRTNATRIADELEKQGWIERKESHNDRRCLHLHLTEKGSNFLNSLLPPQHECLVKLWSILDSEEKKQLEKLMRKVLGQLDNIGDCLSN from the coding sequence ATGGAAAGTTCATTCACTCCCACAGAAGAGTTACTTAATTGCCGTGTAGCACAGCAAAAAAGTTTACCCTATCAAGAGATATTACTGACTCGCTTATCCATGCATGTCCAGAGCAGGCTTCTGGAAAATCGCAACAACATGCTGAAAGCACAAGGAATCAATGAAACCTTGTTTATGGCTCTAATGATTCTGGATACCAAAGAAAGCCGTAGCATTCAGCCATCAGAACTCAGTGCGGCATTAGGCTCTTCCCGTACAAATGCAACCCGAATTGCTGATGAATTAGAAAAGCAGGGCTGGATAGAGAGAAAGGAGAGCCATAATGATCGTCGTTGTCTCCATCTCCATCTTACAGAAAAAGGTTCAAATTTCTTGAATAGTTTGCTTCCACCACAGCACGAGTGCCTGGTTAAGCTTTGGTCTATCCTGGATTCAGAGGAGAAAAAACAGTTAGAAAAATTGATGAGAAAAGTTTTGGGACAATTAGATAATATTGGTGATTGTTTAAGTAACTGA
- the emrB gene encoding multidrug efflux MFS transporter permease subunit EmrB gives MVTREPLTGTKLALLTITLSMATFMLILDSTIANVAIPTIAGNLGASSSQGTWVITSFGVANAISIPITGWLAKRFGEVKLFLWSTAIFTLSSWLCGLSNSLGMLIFFRVMQGLAAGPVLPLCQSLLLNNYPLAKRNMALALWSIMIVVAPICGPILGGYISDNYHWGWIFYINIPLGIAIIFTIMQLLRGRETKTEIRPIDVTGLFLLVIGIGSLQIMLDQGKELDWFNSTEIIILTATAVISLIFLIIWELTDDHPIIDLSLFKLRNFSIGTLSVSLGFMMYFGSIVLLPQLLQEVYGYTATWAGFAAAPIGLLPLLLSPVIGKFGHKIDMRYIVTFSFITYAICFYWRAYTFEPDMDFAATAWPQFVQGLAMACFFMPLTTITLSGLAPERMASASSLSNFTRILSGSIGTSLTTTMWTQRESIHHSNLTEYINPYNPNYQQIHQQLAQLGMNDEQISAYLAKQITHQGLIISANEIFWLSAGIFLVLTLLIWLAKPPFSAGGKDHGGAH, from the coding sequence ATGGTAACAAGAGAACCGCTTACAGGTACGAAACTCGCCCTTTTGACCATTACTCTTTCAATGGCGACTTTCATGCTTATTCTCGACTCTACCATTGCCAATGTCGCCATACCGACGATCGCGGGTAATCTAGGTGCGTCAAGCTCACAGGGAACGTGGGTAATTACCTCCTTCGGCGTCGCAAACGCAATTTCCATTCCTATTACCGGTTGGTTAGCGAAGCGTTTCGGTGAGGTGAAATTGTTCCTCTGGTCTACCGCAATTTTTACTCTTTCATCCTGGTTATGTGGCCTCTCCAATAGCCTCGGTATGTTAATTTTCTTCCGTGTGATGCAAGGATTGGCCGCCGGCCCCGTACTTCCCCTTTGCCAAAGTTTATTGCTAAATAACTATCCATTGGCAAAACGAAATATGGCATTGGCACTATGGTCGATAATGATTGTTGTTGCTCCTATTTGCGGGCCTATCCTTGGCGGTTATATCAGTGATAACTACCACTGGGGATGGATCTTTTACATCAATATCCCCCTTGGTATCGCAATTATTTTTACTATTATGCAGCTATTGCGTGGCCGAGAAACGAAAACAGAAATCCGTCCCATTGACGTTACTGGGTTGTTCTTGCTGGTGATTGGTATTGGCAGCCTGCAAATTATGCTTGACCAAGGCAAGGAACTTGATTGGTTTAATTCTACAGAGATTATTATCCTTACTGCTACCGCGGTTATCTCACTTATTTTTCTGATCATATGGGAACTGACTGATGATCATCCGATCATCGATCTTTCCCTGTTTAAGCTACGCAATTTTTCCATTGGTACACTGAGTGTTAGTCTCGGCTTTATGATGTACTTCGGTTCAATTGTTTTATTGCCGCAGCTATTACAAGAAGTTTATGGCTATACCGCAACCTGGGCTGGCTTTGCGGCCGCACCGATAGGATTGCTGCCACTGTTATTGTCACCCGTCATTGGCAAGTTTGGCCATAAGATAGACATGCGCTATATCGTGACATTTAGTTTCATCACTTATGCGATTTGCTTCTATTGGCGGGCATATACCTTTGAACCAGACATGGATTTCGCTGCAACTGCATGGCCTCAGTTTGTTCAAGGACTTGCCATGGCATGTTTCTTTATGCCGTTGACAACCATTACATTATCAGGGCTAGCACCAGAACGAATGGCCTCAGCCTCCAGCTTGTCGAACTTTACCCGTATATTGTCGGGTTCAATCGGGACATCCCTCACAACCACAATGTGGACACAACGTGAATCTATACACCACTCGAACCTTACGGAATACATCAACCCATATAACCCGAATTATCAGCAAATACATCAGCAATTAGCCCAATTGGGCATGAATGATGAACAAATATCAGCTTATCTGGCAAAACAGATCACTCATCAAGGGTTAATTATCTCTGCCAATGAGATCTTTTGGCTTTCAGCGGGCATATTTCTTGTCTTGACGTTATTGATCTGGCTGGCAAAACCACCTTTCTCTGCCGGAGGTAAAGACCACGGGGGAGCGCATTAA
- the emrA gene encoding multidrug efflux MFS transporter periplasmic adaptor subunit EmrA has translation MSISEKASLPSSEKHSPAKVKTKKQKRHYIITLLTLFFLLLGAGYSVYWFLTLRYYQETDNAYVTGNQIQIMSQIAGSVVTVNFDNTDLVKSSQPLVQLDPRDAELALEKAKNELANTVRLTHQHMIDSKRYQAIIELKKIALRKAQNDLNRREILGTQDLIGKEELQHMRETVSAAQADLDVAIAQYQSNQAIILTTPLEKQPAIEKAASGVRDAWLALQRTNIVSPVDGYVARRSVQVGSRINSGTPLMAIVPANNMWIEANFKETQLANMRIGQPATIISDFYGDDVVYTGKVAGIDMGTGSAFSLLPAQNASGNWIKVVQRLPVRIELDPEQLKQHPLRIGLSTKVTVNTTNTDGTVLATTERPLPAYQTKALTIDMTPANKIVTDIINSNSGNQI, from the coding sequence ATGAGTATTAGTGAGAAAGCATCACTGCCGTCTAGCGAAAAACACTCTCCTGCAAAGGTGAAAACTAAAAAACAAAAACGCCACTATATCATTACGTTATTGACGTTATTTTTCCTTCTGCTTGGGGCTGGCTATAGCGTTTACTGGTTTCTCACTTTACGTTACTACCAAGAAACCGATAATGCCTATGTTACAGGTAATCAAATACAAATCATGTCGCAAATTGCAGGCAGTGTCGTGACTGTTAATTTTGACAATACTGATTTGGTGAAAAGTAGTCAGCCTCTTGTTCAACTCGATCCCCGTGACGCTGAATTGGCTCTGGAAAAAGCTAAAAATGAATTAGCCAATACTGTCCGACTCACTCATCAACACATGATCGACAGTAAAAGATATCAAGCCATCATTGAACTGAAAAAAATTGCTCTCAGAAAAGCCCAAAATGATCTCAACCGCAGGGAGATATTGGGAACTCAAGATTTAATTGGCAAAGAAGAATTGCAACATATGCGCGAAACCGTCTCTGCTGCCCAAGCGGATCTGGATGTCGCTATAGCTCAATATCAAAGCAACCAAGCCATTATTTTAACGACTCCACTGGAAAAACAGCCAGCTATCGAAAAAGCGGCTTCCGGTGTTCGTGATGCCTGGCTCGCCTTGCAGAGAACCAATATTGTCAGCCCTGTTGATGGTTATGTCGCTCGCCGTAGCGTTCAGGTAGGTTCCCGTATCAACTCAGGAACACCATTGATGGCGATCGTGCCTGCTAACAATATGTGGATTGAGGCTAATTTCAAAGAAACCCAACTGGCAAACATGCGGATTGGACAACCCGCGACAATCATCAGCGATTTCTATGGTGACGATGTTGTCTATACCGGCAAGGTTGCAGGCATTGATATGGGAACCGGTAGCGCCTTTTCTCTGTTGCCCGCGCAAAATGCCAGTGGAAATTGGATTAAGGTTGTACAACGCTTACCGGTTCGTATTGAACTTGATCCTGAACAATTAAAACAACATCCCTTGCGAATTGGGTTATCAACAAAAGTCACCGTGAACACCACGAACACTGATGGAACTGTACTGGCAACCACTGAACGTCCCCTTCCGGCCTATCAAACCAAGGCATTGACGATAGATATGACTCCTGCAAACAAAATAGTTACTGACATTATTAATAGTAATTCAGGCAACCAAATTTAA